In a single window of the Bactrocera dorsalis isolate Fly_Bdor chromosome 2, ASM2337382v1, whole genome shotgun sequence genome:
- the LOC105230841 gene encoding fibroblast growth factor receptor homolog 1, whose translation MDATRDIATNAPTATTATANTSTLHANCIATGRQSHSRRCWSKNMAATVIDAAETTASHKPQHSRINYKNRYPRQSGVATATCRRNATISSHLDTVGRTPTPTMGAVSEVLKIICLSILLFCVLNTPHTVSARKPTSQELNDYDDAIFEVQKRSEQEFGTETAVENGDIDNIESDDVNGTLRNNTNATNTDGSETKSPTDFEPRFKNSKYLPNILSKPSGSYIQLSCPATGRPEPTITWTLNDTKISRHMGRVRKVKWGIHMADVVPEDSGIYKCRVCNYLGCIEHATKLIISDRVNHKPIILKAPMNLTLALNASGNMECVYLSDLHSKKTWTFTPCNKTACSANTTFLKNVEDVDILNFTNVTPENEGWYTCVEMNGLGQSHSSAYLRIQDPSVRAIAKSMHGYEIWGIVAVMVLLALVCIIFFVYVLRKVKHEKLLKQRIETVHQWTKKVIIYKPPSGDSSGSMDTMIMPVVKIEKQRTTVLQSSNSEPAPFNEYEFPLDSNWEIPRSQLILGATLGEGAFGRVVMAEVNNSIVAVKMVKEGHTDDDIASLVREMEVMKIIGKHINIINLLGCCSQSGPLYVIVEFAPHGNLKDFLNKNRPLAAGTLKDYGDQQHQLPLPKHHLTEKHLISFAFQIARGMEYLASRRCIHRDLAARNVLVSDDYVMKIADFGLARDIQDTDYYRKNTNGRLPIKWMAPESLRDKFYDSQSDVWSYGILLWEIMTFGAQPYPTIMSAEELYSYLMSGQRMDKPPKCSLNIYMLMRQCWHFDASARPTFAEIVENLDKLLLANEDYLDVAVANLETPPSSSDDESDVESLRYHYK comes from the coding sequence ATGGATGCAACACGCGACATAGCTACGAACGCACCAACTGCCACAACAGCCACAGCAAACACAAGCACATTGCATGCAAATTGTATAGCAACAGGCAGGCAAAGCCACTCGAGACGCTGCTGGAGCAAAAATATGGCTGCCACAGTCATAGACGCTGCCGAAACGACAGCGAGTCATAAACCACAGCATAGTcgcataaattacaaaaatagatATCCACGCCAGAGTGGAGTTGCCACGGCAACGTGTAGACGCAATGCCACAATCAGTAGCCACCTAGACACTGTCGGACGTACACCGACACCGACAATGGGCGCAGTTTCGGAAGTACTCAAAATTATCTGCCTCAGCATTTTGCTGTTTTGTGTACTCAATACACCGCACACGGTGTCGGCCAGAAAGCCCACTTCGCAAGAGCTCAACGATTACGACGATGCGATATTCGAGGTACAAAAGCGTAGCGAGCAAGAGTTCGGCACTGAGACGGCAGTGGAAAATGGCGATATCGACAATATCGAGAGCGATGATGTAAACGGCACGCTTAGGAATAATACCAACGCCACGAACACGGATGGCAGCGAAACGAAATCACCTACTGATTTCGAGCCACGTTTCAAGAATTCAAAATATCTGCCGAATATACTCTCCAAACCTTCCGGCAGTTATATACAACTATCGTGCCCGGCAACTGGCCGACCGGAGCCGACCATAACATGGACGCTCAATGATACAAAGATCTCACGACATATGGGACGGGTGCGCAAGGTGAAATGGGGTATACATATGGCAGATGTGGTGCCCGAAGACTCAGGCATATACAAGTGTCGCGTATGCAACTATCTCGGTTGCATTGAGCACGCAACGAAATTGATCATTAGTGATCGTGTCAATCACAAACCGATTATATTAAAAGCGCCTATGAATTTGACATTGGCGTTAAATGCAAGCGGCAACATGGAATGTGTCTACTTGTCCGATTTGCATAGCAAAAAAACCTGGACATTCACGCCTTGCAACAAAACAGCCTGCTCGGCGAATACTACATTTCTGAAGAATGTGGAAGACGTAGATATTTTGAATTTCACCAATGTGACGCCAGAAAACGAAGGCTGGTACACCTGCGTCGAAATGAACGGACTCGGTCAGTCGCATAGCAGCGCCTACCTGCGCATTCAAGACCCCAGTGTACGCGCCATAGCGAAATCTATGCACGGCTATGAGATATGGGGTATTGTGGCCGTCATGGTGCTGCTCGCATTGGTTTGCATCATCTTCTTCGTGTATGTGCTGCGTAAAGTTAAGCACGAGAAGCTGCTCAAACAACGTATCGAAACGGTGCATCAGTGGACGAAGAAGGTGATTATATATAAGCCGCCGAGTGGCGACTCCAGCGGCTCCATGGACACTATGATAATGCCGGTGGTGAAAATTGAGAAGCAACGCACAACTGTGCTGCAGAGTTCCAACTCGGAACCGGCACCATTTAATGAATACGAATTTCCATTGGATTCCAATTGGGAAATACCACGCTCACAACTGATACTGGGCGCAACACTTGGTGAGGGCGCTTTCGGACGTGTCGTCATGGCCGAGGTTAATAATTCCATTGTTGCCGTGAAGATGGTGAAGGAAGGCCATACCGATGATGATATTGCCAGTTTAGTGCGCGAAATGGAGGTCATGAAGATCATTGGCAAACACATCAACATAATTAACCTGCTTGGTTGTTGCAGTCAATCGGGACCGCTCTATGTGATTGTAGAGTTCGCGCCGCATGGCAATCTCAAGGACTTTCTCAACAAAAATCGACCGCTTGCTGCTGGCACACTCAAAGATTATGGCGATCAGCAACATCAGCTACCATTACCGAAGCACCACCTCACCGAGAAGCATctcatttcttttgcttttcaAATTGCGCGCGGCATGGAGTATTTGGCATCACGTCGCTGCATACATCGCGATCTGGCCGCACGCAATGTGCTCGTAAGCGATGATTACGTCATGAAGATAGCGGATTTCGGCTTGGCACGCGACATACAGGACACGGACTACTATCGTAAGAACACCAACGGTCGCTTGCCCATCAAATGGATGGCGCCTGAATCGTTGCGGGACAAATTCTACGATTCACAGAGTGACGTCTGGTCATATGGCATATTACTGTGGGAAATAATGACCTTCGGCGCACAGCCATACCCCACCATCATGTCAGCGGAGGAACTCTACAGCTATCTGATGTCCGGTCAACGTATGGACAAGCCACCAAAATGCTCGCTGAATATTTACATGCTCATGCGACAGTGTTGGCACTTCGATGCCAGCGCACGTCCAACCTTTGCAGAGATTGTCGAGAACCTCGATAAGCTGCTGTTGGCCAATGAAGATTATCTGGATGTGGCGGTGGCGAATCTGGAAACACCGCCCTCGTCAAGTGACGACGAATCGGACGTTGAGTCCCTACGCTATCACTATAAATAA